The Ornithodoros turicata isolate Travis chromosome 7, ASM3712646v1, whole genome shotgun sequence genome includes a region encoding these proteins:
- the LOC135399584 gene encoding putative N-acetylated-alpha-linked acidic dipeptidase gives MDSISTHSAADPFLGISQLLEVTRVFGMLHKEGWTSQRSVVFALWDGEEQGILGSTEWVEENMAALRSRAVIYIGTKMLTGDKFHPMSSPAVSASVRGAASLVPHYKKKGKTLLDMWAADSEVEKNSKNRPMTWPVMGRSDDAPFAFSAGVPTAFLMFLYRHNITNLYPAYHTAYDTLELVEKYLDPKFRVSRMSVQLIASLVRLWADRRLLPYELRELAFHVRTGLDTFIIRHGSDIATHNLDMSAPLKAARYLSEITEGFMEWTMRIRRLNPLKIRIANDIMMEVEKLFINPGGIPTRDPTLRNLVFAPEGVLFPGIEDAITKRPFNADAFGLQTALLTEVICHAAQHLVVSPL, from the exons ATGGACTCGATCAGCACGCATTCTGCAGCGGATCCTTTCCTTGGCATCAGTCAGCTTCTGGAGGTCACTCGCGTCTTCGGGATGCTGCACAAG GAAGGTTGGACGTCGCAGCGCTCTGTGGTGTTCGCCCTGTGGGATGGAGAAGAACAGGGCATTCTGGGCTCAACAGAGTGGGTAGAGGAGAACATGGCCGCCCTCAGATCCCGCGCCGTTATCTATATAGGAACCAAAATGCTCACTG GGGACAAGTTCCATCCCATGTCGTCTCCCGCTGTATCCGCCTCAGTGCGCGGCGCGGCGTCTTTG GTCCCGCACTATAAGAAGAAGGGGAAGACTCTGCTGGATATGTGGGCGGCGGACTCTGAGGTTGAGAAGAACAGCAAAAACCGACCCAT GACATGGCCCGTGATGGGACGCTCCGACGATGCTCCGTTCGCCTTCAGCGCCGGCGTCCCAACAGCATTTCTTATGTTCCTG TACCGACACAACATCACGAACTTATACCCGGCTTACCACACCGCGTACGACACATTGGAGCTTGTGGAAAAGTATCTCGATCCCAAGTTCCGAGTAAGCCGCATGTCGGTTCAACTTATCGCCTCCCTAGTACGTCTCTGGGCGGACCGAAGACTATTGCCCTACGAACTGCGGGAGCTGGCTTTCCACGTAAGGACTGGTCTCGACACGTTCATTATCAGACACGGCAGCGACATCGCAACACACAACCTCGATATGA GCGCTCCCCTGAAAGCTGCCCGGTACCTTTCTGAGATCACAGAGGGCTTCATGGAATGGACTATGAGGATACGACGGTTGAA CCCTCTAAAAatccgtatcgccaatgacatCATGATGGAAGTGGAAAAGTTGTTCATCAACCCTGGAGGAATTCCCACCAGAGACCCCACGTTAAG GAATCTCGTTTTCGCCCCGGAAGGAGTTCTCTTTCCTGGGATAGAAGACGCCATCACCAAGAGACCTTTTAACGCGGACGCCTTTGGACTTCAGACAGCGCTCCTCACCGAAGTGATATGTCATGCAGCTCAGCACCTGGTCGTGTCACCGCTTTGA